One part of the Clostridium thermosuccinogenes genome encodes these proteins:
- a CDS encoding bacteriohemerythrin, which translates to MAFEWKDRYKLDIEEIDKQHRRLFDIGARVYDLAVLNDSYDHYDEITQLIVELLDYTEYHFTFEENLLEKYNYGELDKQKHEHEFYVRKIKSISSKDIDADQKQATLEIVDFLSEWISSHILFSDRKYAVYFKENGINV; encoded by the coding sequence ATGGCCTTTGAATGGAAGGACCGCTACAAACTTGACATTGAGGAAATAGACAAGCAGCACAGAAGATTGTTTGATATTGGGGCAAGGGTCTATGATCTTGCGGTTTTAAATGACTCCTATGATCACTATGATGAAATTACACAGTTGATAGTCGAGCTTTTGGATTATACTGAATACCATTTTACCTTTGAAGAAAATCTCTTGGAGAAATATAATTATGGTGAATTGGATAAGCAGAAGCATGAGCATGAATTCTATGTCCGGAAGATAAAGAGCATTTCCTCAAAGGACATTGATGCGGATCAGAAACAGGCAACCTTGGAAATCGTAGATTTTTTGTCCGAATGGATAAGCAGTCATATTTTGTTCTCAGACCGGAAGTATGCTGTATATTTTAAAGAAAACGGCATTAATGTTTAG
- a CDS encoding bacteriohemerythrin, translated as MYFEWKDSYGVNIAEIDKQHKKLFEIGGKISDLVLAKDGYDHYDEIMVVLEELKEYTLKHFRYEEMLMEKYGFEGLDQHKIEHMFLVKKLERMKNEDIDANQEETLLNLINFVSDWIAGHILKTDMGYKEFFNAKGIK; from the coding sequence ATGTATTTTGAGTGGAAAGACTCTTACGGCGTGAATATTGCTGAGATTGACAAGCAACATAAGAAGTTGTTTGAAATTGGGGGTAAGATTTCGGATCTGGTACTGGCAAAGGATGGTTATGACCATTATGATGAAATTATGGTCGTTTTAGAGGAATTGAAGGAATATACCCTAAAGCATTTCAGGTATGAGGAAATGCTCATGGAAAAGTATGGTTTTGAAGGACTGGACCAGCATAAAATTGAGCACATGTTTCTGGTAAAAAAGCTTGAAAGAATGAAAAATGAGGACATTGATGCAAACCAGGAAGAGACACTGCTAAACCTTATAAACTTCGTATCCGACTGGATAGCAGGGCATATTTTAAAAACGGATATGGGATACAAGGAATTTTTCAACGCAAAGGGCATCAAATAA
- a CDS encoding putative bifunctional diguanylate cyclase/phosphodiesterase, with translation MSPIKLLKTLAVAVSKTKNSKGTRFSLLFKKEEKAVNDFSPLYLSARLSILCTFLGFLWIAFSDKIISDIIQDKEIFAYVSIMKGWAYVIVSSVVLFLLVYRLLKRIKKSEEELMRSYEELTAAHEELESLYEEIAASEEELKQQYDQLIENEKKMHYLAYNDTLTGLPNKLSLLENASINSLCPKKNKAAIFFVDMDNFKYVNDTMGHAFGDKFIAKVGEKLSSLLNEECSIYRIGGDEFVIILKDIKSNDDAVSFAEYILNGFVDGLEVDGILMSTTLSIGIAIYPEHGESIIELLKCADIAMYRSKSQGKNGYVMYDKCMDKALNERIIIEKHLRSALAKSEFELYYQPQLDLKIKKIIGLEALLRWKSPELGLLSPMKFIGIAEDTRLIIPLGTWVLRTSCEFLKSLHQKGFENLSISVNISIQQLLQSDFVNIVRDVLETCDLKPEHLELEITETMLMESFERIRPKLCELKELGVGIALDDFGKGYSSLSYLSQLPITTLKIDKSFIVDIPTDDESKVLIGQIIALGRKLGMCVVAEGVETKEQLQYLVKNQCDKIQGYIFSKPLPENEIIKLL, from the coding sequence TTGTCACCTATTAAGCTTCTAAAAACACTGGCTGTGGCGGTCAGTAAAACTAAAAACAGTAAAGGCACAAGATTCAGCCTTCTATTCAAAAAGGAAGAAAAGGCAGTTAATGATTTTAGTCCTTTATATTTATCGGCAAGATTATCTATTCTATGCACGTTTTTGGGCTTCCTGTGGATTGCCTTTTCTGACAAAATTATCTCAGATATTATACAGGACAAGGAAATTTTTGCCTATGTCAGCATTATGAAAGGTTGGGCATATGTGATAGTTTCCTCCGTCGTTCTGTTTTTGCTGGTCTATCGTTTGCTTAAACGCATCAAAAAATCCGAAGAAGAGCTCATGAGAAGTTATGAGGAGCTGACGGCCGCCCACGAGGAATTGGAGTCCTTATATGAGGAAATTGCAGCTTCCGAAGAAGAATTGAAACAGCAATATGATCAGCTTATTGAAAATGAGAAAAAGATGCATTATCTCGCATATAATGATACGCTGACCGGACTACCCAACAAGCTATCCCTTTTGGAAAATGCCAGCATCAATAGTTTATGTCCCAAAAAGAACAAAGCAGCGATTTTTTTTGTTGATATGGACAACTTCAAATATGTCAACGATACCATGGGACATGCTTTTGGGGATAAGTTCATAGCCAAAGTGGGTGAAAAGCTGTCCTCTCTTTTAAATGAGGAATGCTCCATTTACCGAATCGGAGGGGATGAATTTGTCATCATCCTGAAGGATATTAAGAGCAATGATGATGCGGTATCCTTTGCAGAGTATATATTAAATGGCTTTGTGGATGGGTTGGAGGTAGACGGCATTTTGATGAGCACAACTTTAAGCATTGGAATTGCCATCTACCCTGAGCATGGGGAGAGCATAATTGAATTATTGAAATGTGCGGACATTGCCATGTACAGGAGCAAAAGCCAGGGGAAAAATGGCTATGTTATGTATGACAAGTGCATGGACAAGGCCTTGAACGAGAGGATTATCATAGAAAAGCATTTGCGATCGGCATTGGCAAAAAGCGAATTTGAATTGTACTATCAACCTCAACTGGATTTGAAAATTAAAAAGATTATCGGACTTGAAGCTTTATTAAGGTGGAAAAGCCCTGAACTAGGTCTCCTATCACCTATGAAGTTCATCGGTATAGCTGAGGATACACGCCTTATTATACCTTTGGGAACATGGGTGCTGAGAACATCCTGTGAGTTTTTAAAAAGCCTGCACCAGAAAGGATTTGAAAATCTGAGCATATCCGTTAACATTTCAATACAGCAATTGCTCCAGTCGGATTTTGTAAATATAGTCAGAGATGTACTGGAAACCTGTGATTTAAAGCCGGAACACCTGGAACTGGAGATTACGGAAACCATGTTGATGGAGTCTTTTGAAAGGATAAGACCAAAGCTATGCGAATTAAAGGAGCTGGGAGTGGGAATTGCTCTGGATGATTTTGGCAAAGGCTATTCTTCCCTTAGCTATTTAAGTCAGCTGCCGATTACTACATTAAAAATTGATAAATCTTTCATAGTTGATATTCCTACCGATGATGAAAGCAAGGTGCTGATAGGACAAATTATTGCCTTGGGTAGAAAACTGGGTATGTGTGTGGTAGCTGAAGGCGTGGAAACAAAGGAACAGCTGCAATACCTGGTTAAAAACCAATGCGACAAAATTCAAGGATACATATTCAGCAAACCCCTGCCCGAAAATGAAATAATCAAACTACTTTAG
- a CDS encoding EAL domain-containing protein — translation MRKISIDDSKFNYSITHWFQPIYCLKNLSIIGYEALLRDASKLHISPNQIFKEAEEKGCQSTLDLMSIKTALNNFRNESNLIFINIFPSTLLKGNFLYWWDTNIPEDMPVVLELLENEPVENWKELKKVTRGLRARGVKIAVDDMGAGYSFFQQWIELEPDYIKLDRYFASNLAVNPRKQRIVRFLVDLLVDSTKLIIEGVETEADLNAAELLGISYGQGYYLGKPSPKENLIL, via the coding sequence TTGCGGAAAATCAGTATTGATGACAGCAAGTTCAACTATTCTATAACGCATTGGTTTCAACCCATATACTGCTTGAAGAATTTAAGCATTATAGGGTATGAGGCATTGCTTAGAGACGCTTCGAAATTACACATTTCCCCTAACCAGATATTCAAAGAAGCCGAGGAAAAAGGCTGTCAGAGCACACTGGATCTTATGTCTATCAAGACTGCATTAAATAACTTTAGAAATGAATCAAACCTCATATTTATTAACATATTTCCTTCCACGCTTTTAAAAGGCAATTTTTTATATTGGTGGGATACCAATATACCCGAGGATATGCCTGTGGTGCTGGAGCTTCTGGAAAATGAGCCGGTTGAAAACTGGAAGGAGCTTAAGAAGGTGACGAGGGGACTTCGGGCGAGAGGTGTTAAAATTGCAGTGGATGATATGGGAGCAGGATATTCTTTTTTTCAACAGTGGATAGAGTTAGAACCTGACTATATAAAGCTGGATCGATATTTTGCCAGCAATCTCGCCGTAAATCCCAGGAAACAAAGAATTGTAAGATTTTTAGTTGATCTGCTTGTAGATTCAACGAAATTGATAATAGAAGGTGTGGAAACAGAAGCTGACCTGAATGCCGCTGAACTTTTGGGCATATCCTATGGCCAGGGATATTACCTGGGGAAACCATCGCCTAAAGAAAATTTAATCCTGTAG
- a CDS encoding ABC-2 transporter permease gives MLYSLIVKDLLIQKRYVAFSLLYLLALIFAFQNMESVVFSAAATGVVYILLTTSCAYDEKNKTDIMINSLPIKRSQVVAAKYLAVYVFFLMATVGYVIFSNLLLLSGAPIKVYPMTLDSFMVGMVAISIMTGLNLPVFFKFGFAKSRIVGFLLFFCLFFGVSYIMKVFQEWERVALDGAITKFIWSQGDVVILLLKAVALLAFIALSYGLSVKFYKNREF, from the coding sequence ATGCTGTATAGTTTGATCGTGAAAGACCTGCTGATACAAAAAAGATATGTGGCTTTTAGCCTTCTTTATCTTCTTGCTTTGATTTTTGCCTTTCAGAATATGGAATCGGTTGTTTTTTCCGCAGCGGCCACAGGGGTGGTATATATTCTATTGACGACATCCTGTGCTTATGATGAAAAGAACAAGACAGATATAATGATAAACAGCCTGCCCATAAAAAGGAGCCAGGTTGTAGCCGCAAAATATCTCGCTGTATATGTTTTCTTTTTGATGGCTACCGTGGGCTATGTTATATTTTCTAATCTTTTATTGCTTTCAGGAGCGCCCATCAAAGTTTATCCAATGACACTGGACAGCTTTATGGTTGGAATGGTTGCGATCAGCATCATGACAGGCTTGAACCTGCCCGTATTTTTCAAATTCGGGTTTGCGAAATCCAGGATAGTCGGATTCTTGCTGTTCTTTTGCTTATTCTTTGGTGTTTCATACATCATGAAAGTTTTTCAGGAGTGGGAAAGGGTCGCATTAGACGGAGCCATAACAAAATTTATATGGTCCCAAGGAGATGTGGTCATACTGCTGCTGAAGGCCGTTGCATTATTGGCTTTCATAGCCTTGTCCTACGGATTGTCGGTGAAATTTTATAAGAACAGGGAATTTTAA
- a CDS encoding ABC transporter ATP-binding protein: MEPILEIKGLRKSYGDFSIKGIDLVLEKGYIMGFIGPNGAGKSTTIKLIMNLLKKDGGEIKVFGKDNVKFEHEIKNRIGFVYDENYFYEELTISEMKWIIEPFYKTWDEKAYKKYIKKFELPEKKKIKELSKGMKMKLSLTIALSHNADLLIMDEPTSGLDPLVRSELLETLSEVIQDENKAVFFSTHITSDLDKIADYVTLIHNGEILFSESKDDILSNYGMVKGGKEILGKDASRDFVGVRQNRFGFEALTKDKNQIKRKYGDKILIEKPTLEEIMLYHTRREQNAV, from the coding sequence ATGGAACCGATTTTGGAAATAAAAGGACTGCGCAAGAGTTATGGGGACTTTAGCATCAAGGGTATTGACCTGGTGCTGGAAAAAGGATATATAATGGGCTTTATAGGCCCTAACGGTGCGGGAAAAAGCACTACCATCAAGCTTATTATGAACCTGTTGAAGAAGGACGGGGGAGAAATCAAGGTCTTCGGGAAGGATAATGTTAAATTTGAGCATGAGATAAAGAACAGGATTGGTTTCGTTTATGATGAAAACTATTTCTATGAAGAGCTGACGATTTCGGAGATGAAGTGGATTATTGAGCCTTTTTACAAAACATGGGATGAAAAAGCATATAAGAAGTACATCAAGAAGTTTGAGCTGCCGGAGAAAAAGAAAATCAAGGAGTTATCAAAAGGTATGAAGATGAAGCTATCTCTGACGATAGCGTTATCCCACAATGCCGACCTGCTCATCATGGATGAGCCGACCTCGGGATTGGACCCACTGGTAAGAAGCGAGCTTTTGGAAACTTTGTCCGAGGTGATACAGGATGAAAACAAAGCGGTGTTTTTCTCAACCCATATCACATCGGACCTGGACAAGATCGCAGATTATGTAACCTTGATCCACAATGGAGAAATCCTTTTCAGTGAGTCCAAGGACGATATTTTGAGCAATTACGGTATGGTTAAAGGCGGAAAAGAGATTCTGGGGAAAGATGCATCTCGTGATTTCGTAGGGGTAAGACAGAACCGATTTGGATTTGAAGCCTTGACCAAAGACAAAAATCAGATAAAAAGAAAGTATGGCGACAAAATCCTTATAGAAAAACCTACCCTGGAGGAGATAATGCTTTATCATACAAGGAGGGAACAGAATGCTGTATAG
- a CDS encoding GntR family transcriptional regulator: protein MKIIISNSSDKPIYDQIVEQIKNLIINGELAEAEMLPSIRNLAKELQISVITTKRAYEELEREGYIVSVPGKGSFVSAQNKDLLKEARIRIIEEKLAEAVQAARTVGISMEELSEMLKILYEEG, encoded by the coding sequence TTGAAAATTATCATATCAAACTCTTCGGATAAGCCCATTTATGATCAGATTGTGGAGCAAATAAAAAACCTTATCATAAACGGAGAACTGGCAGAAGCAGAGATGCTTCCTTCCATAAGGAACCTTGCAAAGGAACTGCAAATAAGCGTGATTACCACCAAAAGAGCTTATGAAGAGCTGGAGAGGGAAGGCTACATTGTGAGTGTTCCTGGAAAGGGGTCTTTTGTTTCAGCTCAAAACAAGGATCTGCTAAAAGAGGCCAGGATACGGATAATTGAAGAGAAGCTGGCGGAAGCGGTTCAGGCTGCGCGGACCGTCGGAATATCAATGGAAGAACTGTCGGAAATGCTTAAGATATTATATGAGGAGGGATAA
- a CDS encoding AraC family transcriptional regulator, with protein sequence MICFNYFDITERMKAMPLIDNQKPKTYTFDMFRTPDSPVHAAHTVFRKSTTDFHSHKDFCEFFLVRKGSVIHHLNGKAHMLTSQSVAFIFAGDSHSIENESSSSIITNIAFPASFLEELLSLVGLDFKRNSNVVYQLENMDHHLWNTLVSKVNLFFLPGESFPYSSRCMLLYSLLSTLLLEFSELKPVSDLIPPWLVKACKDMRKPENFTQGLAAFVRLSGKSQEHLTRQFKRYYHETPTEYINNLRLQEAEALLLNSSESVADICYKVGFNNMSYFSYLFKKKNGVSPQNYRNRNADFFMRN encoded by the coding sequence ATGATATGTTTTAACTATTTTGATATCACCGAAAGGATGAAGGCTATGCCTTTGATCGATAATCAAAAACCCAAGACATATACCTTCGATATGTTCCGGACTCCGGACTCACCGGTGCATGCGGCCCACACCGTTTTCAGGAAAAGCACTACTGATTTTCATTCCCACAAGGACTTTTGTGAATTTTTCCTCGTCAGGAAAGGAAGCGTTATACATCATTTGAACGGGAAAGCGCATATGCTGACTTCACAATCTGTGGCATTTATATTTGCGGGGGATTCGCATTCCATTGAAAATGAATCCTCATCCTCCATCATTACAAATATCGCTTTTCCGGCTTCTTTTCTGGAAGAGCTGCTGAGTCTTGTTGGACTGGACTTTAAGCGGAACAGTAATGTTGTATACCAGTTGGAAAACATGGATCACCATTTATGGAATACCCTTGTCAGCAAAGTAAATCTGTTTTTTCTGCCCGGGGAGTCTTTTCCTTACTCATCCCGGTGTATGCTTCTTTACAGCCTGCTTTCCACTCTTTTGCTGGAGTTTAGCGAACTCAAGCCGGTCAGTGATTTGATTCCTCCCTGGCTTGTGAAAGCCTGCAAGGATATGCGCAAGCCGGAAAATTTCACCCAGGGGCTTGCTGCTTTTGTGCGGTTGAGCGGAAAAAGCCAGGAGCATCTCACCCGGCAGTTTAAAAGGTATTATCACGAAACGCCTACCGAATATATCAACAACTTAAGGCTTCAGGAAGCAGAAGCTCTCCTTCTGAATTCCAGTGAATCGGTTGCTGACATATGCTATAAAGTGGGATTTAATAATATGTCGTATTTTTCCTATCTGTTTAAAAAGAAAAACGGTGTTTCTCCCCAGAATTACAGAAACCGCAATGCGGATTTTTTCATGCGGAATTAA